The Notoacmeibacter ruber DNA segment CTCGTCCGCGCCTCTTTCCAGATGCGCGAATTCGAAGAACGCTTCGTCACTCTCGGCCTGCCCTACCGGGTCATCGGTGGTCCCCGCTTCTACGAGCGCAAGGAAATTCGCGACGCCATGGCGTATTTCCGTGTCGTCGCGCAACCGGCCGATGATCTGGCATTCGAGCGTATCGTCAATGTGCCGAAACGCGGCATTGGGGATACCAGCGTCCGGCTGATCCATGACACAGCGCGCGCACGCCAGTGCCCCATGTTGCAGGCTGCTGCCGATCTGGTTGGAACCGATGAGGTCAAGGGCAAGACCAGAAGCTCCTTGCGCGAGGTCGTCGAGAACTTCAGGCGATGGAGCCAAGCCCTTGAATCGACTCCGCATGTCGAGCTGGCTGAATCGATACTTGAGGAGAGCGGCTATATCGACATGTGGAAGGCGGATAAGTCCGCCGAAGCCGCCGGCCGCCTCGATAACCTCAAGGAACTGATTGAGGCGATGGGCGAATATGAGAGCCTGCGCGCCTTCCTCGAACATGTTGCGCTCGTGATGGACAATAGCGACGACGCCGAGATCGACGCGGTCTCCGTTATGACACTGCACAGCGCAAAGGGCCTCGAATTCGATACCGTCTTCCTGCCAGGCATGGAGGAAGGACTTTTCCCTCACCAGCGCAGCATGGACGAAGGCGGCCGTGCCGGCTTGGAGGAAGAGCGCCGCCTCGCCTATGTCGGCGTCACCCGCGCCCGGCGCAATCTGCACATCTGGTTCGCCTCCAATCGCCGTATTCACGGCCTTTGGCAGAGCACCATCCCCAGCCGTTTCGTCGACGAACTGCCGGAAGCCCATGTCGAGGTGATGGAAGCGTCAAACAGTTATGGCGGTTACGGCGCCGGTGGTTTTGGCGAACGTGGCGGATATGGTGCCTCGCGCTTCGACCGGATGGAGCCTTTCGGTTCTTCTTACGGATCGCCGGGTTGGCAACGCGCCCAGCGGAACAAAAACGACGCCACCCGCGAAAACTGGGGCGGGCGTTCGGGTATGGGCGTCTCTTCGCGTGTGGAGCGGATCGGCTATGGTGAGCCGGAGGGCGGCCGCCGCGGGCGTCACATCGAGGGCGAACTGGTCGCCAAAAGCGTCACCGACACACCGAATCGATTCTCGAACGGCGACCGTGTGTTCCATCTGAAATTCGGCAACGGCACGGTGGCGGCGGTCGATGGCAACAAGCTGACGGTCGATTTCGACAAGGCCGGCCAGAAGCGCGTTCTTGAAAGCTTCCTCAACCCGCCTGGCTGAGCTCGGGTGGCTTGCGTCACCCATCCAGGCCCAGGACCTATTCATTTCGTTTGAGATGCAATCCTCGGTTTCCGATAAGGAGGCAGTGATGCGTGATTTATTTATTTACTGAGCGAGCGCCAGATGGCGCGAATATCGCCGAATTTGCATGTGCGGGCGTTGACGACGGAAGCAGCGGCAGGTCAGCGCTATATCGCATCTGGACCAGTACTCTGGATGGCTGAAATCGTCGAAACCATCCGGCGCGAATGTCCATCTTCGGCAAGACGGGTTCCCCGGCGAAGGCTGCCCGACTGGCTCGTGCGGCTGTCCGCCTTCTTCGTCCCGGTGACCCGATCCTGCCTGTTCGAACTCGGCAAGTATCGTTCTGTCTCGGGTACCAAAGCGTTCCGGGATTTCGGATGGGAGCCGAGGCCAGCGGCAACGACAATCCGGGACACGGTGGCAAGTCTGGAAAGATCAAAGTAAGGCGTGACCGGCACGATTGAATTGGTGAGCAGGCTGATACGGCGGGGCGTGGCTCAGTCTGCCAATCGCGCCGCCAAGTCGCTCAAAAGCCAGCGACCGGCCGGGCCAGGCACGCGGTCGGCGAGATGTGCCGCGTAAATCGTCAACGGATCTGCATTCCCTCTGATTTCTTCATCAAGCATGAGCCTGACCAGTCTTCCGGCATCCAGGTGCGCCTTCACAAGATGCTCGGGCATCCGGCACCAGCCGAAACCCGCGAGCAGAAAGTCCATTCGCCTTCCAAGGTCGACGAACCGCCATGGAGCTGAGCCGGTCAGCCCATAGTTCGGCCCATCCCGGCCCGCCGCGTCGGACAGAACAAGCTGGACATGGGTCTCCAGATCGACACGCGTCGCCGGACGGCCGAGCGTCGCCAGCGGATGATCTGTTGCGGCCACGGGCACCAGGTTGATCCGGATGAGGGGCATCGCCTTCACATCCTCCGGCACGTCGGGCAACAGCAGGCAGAGGGCAAGCGACACGTCGCCTGCGCGCAAACGGCGGAGCGCGCCTCCAAGCCCTTCGGTCGAAAAGCTGATCTGCAAATGCGGATGGGTCTCATGCAGTGCGCGAAGACTTCCGATCAGGGGCGCGGTGGGAACCAGCGGATCGATGGCAAGCGCCAGTTCCGCCTCCATCCCTTGACGTGATCCTGCGGCCACGGCTTCGAAACGGGCAGCGCTCGCCAGCACCATTCGTGCCTGCTGCACCAGGATCCGGCCCGTGTCCGTCAGCTGCGGGCGGTGACCGCTCCGGTCGAAGAGCATGACTCCCTGGCTCGCTTCAAGTGTGGCGACGGTCTGGCTGATGGCGGATTGCACCCGTGTCAGTCTGCGACCGGCGGCGGAAAAACTGCCAGTATCAGCAATCGCGACCAGCACCCGCAGCTGATCAAGGCTCAGCGATGAAATCAAAGCTATCACCTGATGTGATGGAAATCATCGGATTTATATCACTCCTGCTGCATAGCTGAAAGCCCTATCCTCTTTGTCATGCTCCCATCAGGAAAAGGAATGTGGCATGACCAGACTTCTCGTTGTTGAAACCAGTCCCCGCGGCAACGCCTCGGTCTCGCGCAACATGACGCAACGCTACCTTGCGGAATGGCAGGCGCTGAACCCGAACGGAAAGATCATCACCCGGGATCTTGCCGATGAAGCGCTTCCGCACGTCACGATGCCGTGGCTTGCGGCCTATTTTACACCGCCCGACGCACAGACGGCGGAGATGAAGGCACAGTTGGCGCTCTCCGATACACTTGTTCGGGAACTTCTGGACTGCGACGAACTTGTGATCGCCACGCCGGTCTACAACTACAACATTCCCGCCGCGCTCAAGGCGTGGGTCGATCATATCGTGCGCAAAGGCTTGACGCTCGGGTTCGATGGCAGCGGCCTGGTCACCGGGAAGAAGGCCACGTTGCTGATCGCCTCGGGCGGCGAATATGGTGAGAGTTCCCTGATCAGGGACCGCGACATCGCCACTCAATATCTCAGGATGATCCTGAGGGTACTCGGAATCGAAAATACCACGGTCGTCGCCGGCGGCGGTGCCAAGAATGTGGATCTCGGACAAATCAACATGGAAGACTTCGTGGGTGGACTCGATATGCGGCTTAGAAAGAAGGTTTTGGCTTGAACTAGGCCCCCGATCGTCGGCAGCGATCTGCCGAACTGATGATAAATGTCATCGTCGGCAGGTCGGGCGCATAATCCTGCAGAAAGGGGCTTTCGTCGCCGCGAATGAAGGAGCCTCTCTCCTCCAGAGCGTTCGCCCTGCAGTCATTCCGCGCAAGGAAGTTGATGGCGCCGTACCATCGGCAAATTCAAACGCCAGACATGAAAAAGGCCGGCGAATGGCCGGCCCCCTTCCCGGGTCAAGTCGGCGATGCCAGTTCATCCGTGGTCATCGCGCCAAAACCCGTCGCCAACACCCGCGAACGAATCGCGGGGTGGCGTATCTCAGTCGATTACGCTGCGGACAGGTTCGCTGCAGCGCTCTTGCCGGTCTTGCGGTCGGCAACGACTTCGTAGTTCAGCTTGTCGCCTTCGGCCGGAGCAGCCATGCCGCTACGCTCGAGAGCGGAGATATGAACGAAAACGTCCTTGCCGCCATCGTCCGGCTCAATGAAGCCGAAGCCTTTGGTGGTGTTGAAAAATTTTACGGTACCGGTCGCCATCTGCGAAGTTCCTTTCGAAAATCGGTACAAAGATACGCCCCCGTGGGACGCGGTGAGTATCGATATTTCAGAGAGTTCACAGTGCGCGCCGCTGACGCGAGGATGGGAAACGTCCATCAAGATCGATGCCTGCCATGTAATCTCCGGCACGCTAAATTGCAAGGACCAGAAAGGGATATCTCAGGCCGCGTCAAATGATACTCTCGACGATCCCTCCTTCAACCCGCAGCGCGGCGCCGGTGGTGGCACTCGCCTGTTCCGAGGCGACATAGACGACCATATTGGCGACTTCCTCCGGTGTCGCGGCACGCCGTATGATCGTGCTGGGCCGGTCGCGCCGCGCCATTTCCGCCGCCGCTTCCTCGAAGCTGGTATTCTCGTCGATCTCGTCCGCCAGCATGGTCCTGACGCCTTCCGTAAGCGTCGGTCCCGGCAGTACGGAATTCACCGTCACACCGGTGCCCGCCATCACCTTGGCAAGACCGCGGCTCGTTGCGAGATTGGCAGCCTTCGTGACACCGTAGTGAACCATCTCTCCGGGAATGTTCACAGCGCTCTCCGACGAGAGGAAAACGACCCTTCCCCAGCCCTTGTCTTTCATGGCCGGCAGGTAGGCGCGCGACAAACGGACGCCGCTCATCACATTGACTTCAAGAAACGTCTCCCAGGTCGCGTCTTCGACCTCGAAGAAATCCTCGGGGCCGAAAATTCCGACATTGTTGACAAGGATATCGACCGAACCCGTCTTCTCGACCAGATCCTTGCAACCTTCCGCCGTTCCGACGTCAGCGGCCACCGGCAGCAAGACGCCTGCGCCATCGACCGATTGGGAAAGCTGCTCCGCCGCGTCGCTCGTCTTCTCTTCATCCCGGCCATTGACGAAGACCTTGGCGCCGGCTTGGGCAAGACCTTTCGCGATGGCGTAGCCGATGCCCTGCGTCGAGCCTGTGACGAGAGCCGTTTTTCCCGAAAGTGAGATATGCATGATGGGCTCCTCGAATGTCCTGATTGACGCCCCACATGGCGCAGATGGCAGCAGCGGCAACATGGCGCGCCGCAAGGCTGCGATGCGGTCAGCGCATCTGAGCGCCACCCGCCGCCTTGGCTCGATCAGCAGGCAGATTATTTTGGACGGTTTTGTGTCTGAC contains these protein-coding regions:
- a CDS encoding LysR family transcriptional regulator yields the protein MISSLSLDQLRVLVAIADTGSFSAAGRRLTRVQSAISQTVATLEASQGVMLFDRSGHRPQLTDTGRILVQQARMVLASAARFEAVAAGSRQGMEAELALAIDPLVPTAPLIGSLRALHETHPHLQISFSTEGLGGALRRLRAGDVSLALCLLLPDVPEDVKAMPLIRINLVPVAATDHPLATLGRPATRVDLETHVQLVLSDAAGRDGPNYGLTGSAPWRFVDLGRRMDFLLAGFGWCRMPEHLVKAHLDAGRLVRLMLDEEIRGNADPLTIYAAHLADRVPGPAGRWLLSDLAARLAD
- a CDS encoding ATP-dependent helicase, whose translation is MIDLPDDWPLPGEGQNSQTRSGGIAARAMAARGQQRAPDFVAGLNAEQRLAVETTEGPVLVLAGAGTGKTRVLTTRIAHILSSGKAWPSQILAVTFTNKAAREMKERIGLLVGEQIEGMPWLGTFHSIGVKMLRKHAELVGLKNTFTILDTDDQIRLLKQVIQAEGLDDKRWTAKTLAGLIDGWKNKALGPDAIPEGDARSFGNGKGRELYRAYQRRLIELNATDFGDLLLHPIAIFRNHADVLAEYHRRFRYILVDEYQDTNVAQYLWLRLLAQRPDGSDVNLCCVGDDDQSIYGWRGAEVDNILRFEKDFPGATVIRLERNYRSTEHILAAASSLIANNESRLGKTLFTDIADPDAERVKVHASWDSEEEARAIGEEIEALQTKGEKLNDIAILVRASFQMREFEERFVTLGLPYRVIGGPRFYERKEIRDAMAYFRVVAQPADDLAFERIVNVPKRGIGDTSVRLIHDTARARQCPMLQAAADLVGTDEVKGKTRSSLREVVENFRRWSQALESTPHVELAESILEESGYIDMWKADKSAEAAGRLDNLKELIEAMGEYESLRAFLEHVALVMDNSDDAEIDAVSVMTLHSAKGLEFDTVFLPGMEEGLFPHQRSMDEGGRAGLEEERRLAYVGVTRARRNLHIWFASNRRIHGLWQSTIPSRFVDELPEAHVEVMEASNSYGGYGAGGFGERGGYGASRFDRMEPFGSSYGSPGWQRAQRNKNDATRENWGGRSGMGVSSRVERIGYGEPEGGRRGRHIEGELVAKSVTDTPNRFSNGDRVFHLKFGNGTVAAVDGNKLTVDFDKAGQKRVLESFLNPPG
- a CDS encoding cold-shock protein, which gives rise to MATGTVKFFNTTKGFGFIEPDDGGKDVFVHISALERSGMAAPAEGDKLNYEVVADRKTGKSAAANLSAA
- a CDS encoding SDR family NAD(P)-dependent oxidoreductase encodes the protein MHISLSGKTALVTGSTQGIGYAIAKGLAQAGAKVFVNGRDEEKTSDAAEQLSQSVDGAGVLLPVAADVGTAEGCKDLVEKTGSVDILVNNVGIFGPEDFFEVEDATWETFLEVNVMSGVRLSRAYLPAMKDKGWGRVVFLSSESAVNIPGEMVHYGVTKAANLATSRGLAKVMAGTGVTVNSVLPGPTLTEGVRTMLADEIDENTSFEEAAAEMARRDRPSTIIRRAATPEEVANMVVYVASEQASATTGAALRVEGGIVESII
- a CDS encoding FMN-dependent NADH-azoreductase, encoding MTRLLVVETSPRGNASVSRNMTQRYLAEWQALNPNGKIITRDLADEALPHVTMPWLAAYFTPPDAQTAEMKAQLALSDTLVRELLDCDELVIATPVYNYNIPAALKAWVDHIVRKGLTLGFDGSGLVTGKKATLLIASGGEYGESSLIRDRDIATQYLRMILRVLGIENTTVVAGGGAKNVDLGQINMEDFVGGLDMRLRKKVLA